In Vigna angularis cultivar LongXiaoDou No.4 chromosome 8, ASM1680809v1, whole genome shotgun sequence, the DNA window gctttaatccttccacatatagcccgtctttgatcatcaaggtatcttcacttccaatatctcctattccaaggatttttcctttgttattgtcaccataggtgacaaagcctcgttcctttttccggaagcttgtaaatttctttttatctccggtcatgtgttttgaacatccactgtcaagacaccacatatacttccttggttttgataattcctacaacataaaaagaacaagctatttaggtacccaactactttgtatgggtcctttgggttagattaaaaagattgaaatcattttacaacccaagcatatctaccacttggaacaccataatgcttaattttacatttgttagatgtatgaccctttttcatacaataaaagaatgatgcaacatttgtgttcctgttaatagttcctttttctacccatgctCTACGagttctatatttatttttaggaacaaaTTTCTTAGCAGTTCTATTTTCAGagattttactacattctccagtggttgtattttcagaaaaatatttgaattttatgcaagattcacattcattattagcaatatatttttctttttcataatataaaactttactttttaaatctCTAATTTCTtttgcttgatataaaaatttatttttcaaacttctgttttcttcaaataaatttgtaaattcagttttcaaattatcatttattttagagaaattttcagaagtaaacttcaaattttcattttcttcaagaatattttcaaaatttaattttaactctttgaaaccctttttcaatttcttatgagttatatctaatttttcggattctactaataaagcagcataagtatcatgcaattcatcttcactatcatattgattagaattatctgaatcgtaaatgtacttacttggcttccagcagtgtcgtcatccgccattagacatatgtttgcttcttcatcagaattgctcgagtcagaaattgattcgttgtcatcgtcccatgcgatgtatgctctctttttcttgaagaatttcttttctttcttttcttcacccttcttttgatttgggcagtctacttttaaatgtcccttttctccgcaaccatagcatctatagtttgaggaagatccttgattttctctcttttcgtttctgaatctccctttgccttttgatttcatgaacctgttgaacctcttgattagtagactcaaattttcgtcttcttctgagtcttcatcttccattttgcttttgctcttttctacctcagatttgaaagctagagtctttttcttagtttttgcttcttcttcatctagtcttccgaggtcaagtttatgctctctcaactttccaaataatgcagccatggtcattgtgttgagattttgtgactcagaaattgcagtcacttttggttgccaagacctgtctaaagatttcaaaatttttatattaagctgatcaatatcgaaagacttacctagtccTATAAGATggtttacgatgttggtgaagtgtttctgaacatctattattgtttccccttgcttcatcctgaacatctcgtattcctggattaaggtattctttctagctctcttaacatcatctgtaccttcatgggttactctgagtacttcccacatttcttgtgcagttttacaaacagaaatcctgtaaaaatcgtcaacagttaaagcagatgaaataatattacgagcttttacatcattaccaaattttttcttatcttcagcagtccattggtcacggggctttggttcctgcatattgttagttggaacaaaaggaccaaatgcaacagtatcccaaatatctatatcaatagattccataaaaatttgcattatgactttccaaaatgcgtaatttttacctgtgaatagtggtggtctattgatagaagcaccctctgcaaaggtttgatgtgatcctgccatttgaatgactatcaaagcaagctctgataccaattgtcagaatcggctgcagcggaatggttagcgtggaataacaaaccaagagggggggtgaattggttcttactaaaaacgtgtgccttaaaaatttctactcaattaaacttacttagcaattaataatgacaataaaatagagtaaggtcgagagaaatttgcaccgatgattttatcctggttcggatcttacgaatcctacgtccagtcgcttatctcaaaacaagataaacaattcactaatcacaaaacaattacaaactacaatcacacagatataatttgtaaaagtttagaaaacacctctcttgatgccacaagagatgaactaacacttcctttgaatcttcacaaaggatgaaacacttcctccgaatacttcacgaaggatgacttcctcttccgaacacttccttagatacaccaaggatgaaccagctattcctctatcaccgtagcagtatttcaccaactctacagacagagtttccttagctgagcaagagcacacaattctcaagagtttctgagtattcgagcacaagggaagagttgttgttatccttgagaggaaatgagagtctatttatagactgatccaaaggctcttccatttttcgttttcagcctttctcactgtgttaatcgattaacttaagtggttaatcgattaacgcaccaacggatagtccaacggctctaaaaacggctagtttttcaaacggtcactttgctaatcgattatcagcccatgctaatcgattagcgctaatcgattaacagcccttgttaatcgattagcatgcagtgctgtgcttctccattcgtctctggaataatcgattactgaCCTCTGTTAATCTATTaacactgcacagtttttgcttcttggtacatttttacatcacttttgaatgcaaacataaaaccactaatttcctatgttcatacagttattacaaaagttacaagtcttcaaaaatcattcttcatgagtcttggttgttcttgacttgatttagatatcatcaTTCTTCATGTGACACCcaggcactgacgagggcggagagtgatcgccggtgcaagTGGAACGAAGTGCAAGGGGCAttgacaaggagcggctcctggcaggcttccagtggaaggggcacatggacgaatcgaacatacaccagaatgagagggatctagagactgtataggtatgggactatacagttgaaggatagcttaaagggatagatttggctactcatatcaccaaatgcatttgcttttcggtagcctaactcataagaactccatggttaagcgtgcttagttGGGGCGTTACAAGTGGTATCGAAGCTAGGTGGTGATGTGTGGGGGCAGTCAATATTCCCTGTAAGTTGCCACCacaatgttatattttaaatttgtaaattttatggGTTCTTTTTagatatgaaaattaaataaagttttttttattactcaTAATTTCATGATGATATTTAAagtgtttttatctttaaagATGTTTTATAAACCATACGTGGCATCCTGAACAAAGGCAAAACTAAGGAAAAACTAAGAACAAAACATAAAGGAAGAGAATCCTAAAGGAtcagtttataaatatttgattttttgtaAACCTGTGGCATCCTAGAAATCGGGGTGTTACACAAGTCAAACATTATTGAAGGTTGAGACAAGTCAGTCTATAAAAAGGTCAACCCGAGCCAACACACATTAAAGATGGCAACAAGTACGGTGTGGTAttagagcctagcctctcccagtacggtgtggttcgaagCTTGGTGGTGATGTGTGGGGGCAGTCAATATTCCCTATAAGTTGTCGGGGCGTTACAacaatgttatattttaaatttgtaaattttgaattatttagcACTAAAGTAATGATTGTTTTCACGTGGGTTCTTTTTagatatgaaaattaaataaagttttttttactcATAATTTCGTGATGATATTTAAagtgtttttatctttaaagATGTTTTATAAACCATACGTTGCATCCTGAACAAAGGCAAAACTAAGGAAAAACTAAGAACAAAACATAAAGGAAGACAATCCTAAAGAATCAGTTTATAAATATTCGATTTTTTGTAAACCTGTGGCATCCCAGAAATCGGAGTGTTACACAAGTCAAACATTATTAAAGGTTGGGACAAGTCAGTCTATAAAAAGGTCAACCCGAGTCAACACACATTAAAGATGGAAACAAGTAGACTTGAATGACAGGCTAAGTTGAGTCGATCTAGGAAAAAACCGAGCCAAGTCAACCCATACAAAGGCCAAGCTAATTTTACTCTAACCAAAGGCCAAACCAGTTTGATTTGGACCAAATTTGCCAAGTTGGTCCAGGCCAAAATTTGAGCAGATTCAACTAGGGCTAAAGGTCGGTTAGATTTGGCCCAAGACTAAGGTCCCACCAATTTGGCTCAAGCCAAAGATCTCATTGATTTGGCCCAAGATAAAGGTCTAGCTTATTCCGCCTATGATTAATGTGGATTCAATTAGGCCTATAATAATGATCGAGATGAGTAAGCCAATACTAAGGTCAAGTTGATTCAAGCCCTTATGAATGTGAAGTTGCTTTGGCTTAAGATGAATGATGAGATTAGTCGTCCTATGATGAAGGTTGAGATGTGTTCTTTGGCTTGGAGGTTGTGACTTGTCAACTTGGAATAAAGTTTGTGATAAGTCAGTCTAAGTTGAGCGATTAATTGTTGTTGGTTAATTCTATTGGATTAGGGGTGAGAAGagttattaattattgttaatcTGAGATTTGAAACATTGCAATTAATCTACTGGCCAACctgttttaatttgtttctttaatttgttccttgtatttgtaattttgttcaCACAATCTGTCAATAACCCCTGCTCACTGTGTGTTTGATCTAATGACTAAACCACGTTTTgtcctaggagtcacttcctagtatactgcactttaattgcatattaatttgattcgggtacgaCCTCGATTAGTCACGCTCCTCAAGGTGCATAAAACCCCTCCCTAACTTTGTCGGAGAAAACATGATGGCGGCGGCGACGAATGTCGGACAGATGTTGCATGTGGCGACACTTGGATGAGAACTAGCCCTCGACACAAGCGAGGTTGGCCGTCGCTAAAGGAGGCGATCCAGATCCACTAGTTGCCAAACTAAATTGTGGCGATGGCTGGTAGCGAACAGTGGTGGACGACGTCAGAATGGCAAGGAACAGAGGTTGATGGTGACAAACTTCAGTGGACAACTCCTCATAGTGGCAAAAGAGTGCCAGACAATGGTAGACAACGACAAACTACGCCGGACAACGGCAAGCAGTATCGAACAGTTGCAGACAACAACTAGGATTTGGAGACTAGACAAAAACTAGAGCGAGACTGCTCATTGAGGTATTttagaaaagatgaaatttttaaagCCGCTGGTGGCGGCGGCCACGGGCCACTAACGACAACAAAGACAAAGTAGGAAGAGACTCAAACAACCTACTATGATACtaacttgagaattaaactgtaaaataattctaaaagaCTTAATTGATCCAtcgaataattttttatttataagaataattgatacaagagtacatggtAAATAGAATAACCCTACACACAAtatagtaatgataaataaggtaatcttagacacaatataatcatgataaataaaataatcctATACactataatcatgataaatagcataaaaataaaaaactaaacaagTGATATTAGATGTTCGTAAAGTTATTCAAATGATGATTTATTTTTCAACGAAGGAAAGGGTAAtcaatttataagataaatagCAGCTAAAACACATTCACTTCACCCAAAAAAAGTGAGGTTGAAATTATAATGGTCGAGTCACATTAAGAATATGGCAATGCTTATGTTCCACaatgtgatttttatatttcaaaataccaggtatgagaataaaaaataatgctCGGAACCATCGTCAACCATGATTGCTTTAACAGTTGCTTGAAATTGTGTGAGCAAAATCAATGAAAGATTGCAATATATATGGAGCACCTCATTTGTACTATTGCGTTATCAATATCTATGTCCATCTTCTAAGACAATCCAAACATATCAATTCAAAGAGTATATCAATGGTTATGAAACAAAGCAAAGTTACTTTTCCTTCAATCAGAATGACATTCACATTTctcattataaataagaaattcgATACCCTAAACTTGaacaaaggaaaagaaatattgaCAATTCTCATTATAAATGCCTGTTTAATTTCATTAAGAACAATAAACAAGCTTTCAAATTTAGCTAAACATATTCACAGGATTGATATCCAGAATCACCAACTCTCTATATACAAGAAATTCTCGTGGTGATGACCTAAACCAAATTTACAAGAACACCCAGATCCAACCTTATATTACAGAAAGAACAGCTCTCTTTACCCATCAAACCCTCTCAAGAACACAAGGTTTGATTCTTCAGCATTTTCCCTCAAATATGTTCACCTTAGTTAAGTCAAGACATTTTTATAAGCAGTCACACTCAGCTTCCTCTATGTACACTTCTCTGAATGGAGTTTAAGCAACAGTAGGGATCCTAGAATTCTGGCAATCCCTGTTGAGGCAATCAAATCCCTCAATTCTAACTGTGGACGGTTTAAGTCCGAAACTCATCCTAACAAACCCTCCTTTGCCAGAAGCCGAGGATGGAGAAAATAAACCTGATGGCGATGAAGTCGTAAATGCGGGATCGTGCTTTTCTCCAAATCGAGCATCCTGGACCACGGGATTTGCAGCTCGAACAGGAGGAGATCCACAAAAGAATGGAGGAGATGAAGCTACCTGATTTGAAAACTCCTTCCCATAACTCTCCTGTTCATAACGCACACCAATTCATAAACCAAAGTTATCAGAATGAAGAAAATGTCTATCTATGATCCGTGGAATCTGTCAGAAAGACCCCTCAAAGAATAGCCAAGTTTTCTTGTAAGACTATATTCCTTTGAAGCCAAACCCATCGCACAAAGTTTCAAATCATGGTTTAAAATTTCAGTCACTATAGCTGTTTGATTCAATCATTGACAATGCAAGAAATTACAAACAAACTTAGCGGATGCAGACATAATTGTGTTAAGGAAAGTCCACAATCCTAAACATCACAGCACAACCGAAATCATGGTGGCAAACCAACTTTTAAAACCTTTATTTCAAATACAACAAAAAGTGTCTACCAAAAGAAACAAAGCAAGCATCACAACACAAATTCTTACATTACTATGGTACCAAGACTATCCTAATTGACATTTATCTTCCTAGGCCTAAATGAAATTTTCATGAAGTTCATAGCTTACCTTCTTAAACATAATCTCTAGTAGCTCTGCCCCACCTTTTGAATCAGAACCCTCGGCCTGTTGACTTCaagaaaaattgaaacacaAAAAATCAGATCCCCAAAGGCTTCCAAAACAGATTAATGTCATCAAAACTTAAAAAGGTCAAGAAATGAATTCTGATATTTACTTGAAATGCCATCTCAAGTGCCTTATAGGCATGTTAGATA includes these proteins:
- the LOC108344825 gene encoding uncharacterized protein LOC108344825, with translation MNCYGLQKNAFAACEEMRGSVNFVDKKESVVCPKPRRVGVVSNMPIRHLRWHFNQQAEGSDSKGGAELLEIMFKKESYGKEFSNQVASSPPFFCGSPPVRAANPVVQDARFGEKHDPAFTTSSPSGLFSPSSASGKGGFVRMSFGLKPSTVRIEGFDCLNRDCQNSRIPTVA